The sequence CTATAAACTTTAATAGATCCCCCTCCTACCCTACCCTCCTTCACGACAACACTTCGAAACAGCAACGAAACCTGGTAAAGAAACCACCATAAATCGCACAAGATTTCCCCTTTTCGTCACTTTGGATATCAAAGTAATTCAATACACAGAATTCTTCAACAAGAACAAGGGATTCAAAATACAGATCAAGAACCAGAACCCCAACCCCAATCGTATAAAGATAAAGGCAATCCACGGAACAGAAAAGAAAAGGCCCAGGAACCCTAATCATACACCTTACgataaaataaagaaagtaaGAGATCAGGGGCTCCTCACTTGAACTGGTTGGAGAGCTGCCACATGTAAGGGTTGATCCAGGTGAGGGCGGAGAAGGCCACGGACCCGATCCATATGTTCACGAACCGCTCTGGATCCGTGTGGGGAACGCCCGGATCTCCGCGATAGGCATTCCCAAAATACTTCTCCATCTCCGCCGCTGCTCTCGCCTTCGCTTGCTGCCTCTCCTGCGCCACCCTCTCCACTCCATATCTTATCCTATCGCTTCTTATGATCTTCTATCGTCATTATGGGCCGAATACGGCCCGATATTAGCCCATGTACCTGCGGCCCGAAATCATTAAATTCTATAAATTATTATTTCCAACGTGGCACGAAAAACAATTTTGCGGCCACCATATTTGCCGCGTTCCTTAAATGGGCCGAATGGTTGAAGTGAGCCCAATTAGGCCCAATATAATGTGGTTTCGGGCTATTGGGCGGGCTCAGACGATGGCTTCCGATTACCTTCGGGGCCCCCCACGGGCGAGATCACACGCCTCGGGCGCACGCAGGCCGATCGACGATGGCGGAGAAGGG comes from Musa acuminata AAA Group cultivar baxijiao chromosome BXJ3-3, Cavendish_Baxijiao_AAA, whole genome shotgun sequence and encodes:
- the LOC135634096 gene encoding uncharacterized protein LOC135634096 codes for the protein MEKYFGNAYRGDPGVPHTDPERFVNIWIGSVAFSALTWINPYMWQLSNQFNWHDKAMMFEHYHWKKAMKKNEPYQFKWNKYMTKPLRDSYYHNWPVYFP